From the Pseudorasbora parva isolate DD20220531a chromosome 2, ASM2467924v1, whole genome shotgun sequence genome, the window ttttttatgttacaaaagatttctgaaggatcatgtgacactaaagactgacGTAATTATGCTAAAAAATTCAACTTTGCCATCACAGTAATAAATTAAATCTTAAAATAGattcaaatataaaacagttattttaaatttgaataatGTTTGACAATATTAGTGTTTTCACTGTATTtaagatcaaataaatgcagccttggtgacaTTTTATGTAGTAATGTGTAACTTATTTTGTAGAAAAGAAGCACCATATTGGAGAATATCAGGTTTTTTAAGTTCCCAATAACAGTTAATACAGTATTTTTAATTGTGCTGCTCATTTCCCCATATTTTTTCATTTAGACTACATTTgctgtcatatatatatataacacgaACTTACTGTGAAGTCattctttaaaaacacaaataattgATTAACACTATTAAAAGTAATCTATTAAAtctcaaaattaatatttatttttatacttatatattaataaaattttGTGAAATTCACTTTCATTTAAAACTGATTTTAGTTCAtagcattttgtttttaaactaaTTGGCTATATAGACaacctttttaaaataattgtcttATGGGTTTCGGTCTGAATTTGtgaaccacagaccttatttcactcataaaataaaaaccacTACTATAAAAACCCACTAGAATATCTTGAAAGAGATGCATAACATGTTCTGTGCGTGTTTTGTACATGTGTATCTCACCATAATCTCTCCAATCCTGCAGTTAAAGGAGACATCTTCATCTCCTTCATCTCGGGAAACACGAACACACACTTCTCGCAATGAGCATCCAATCATTTTCAACAGGAAACATCTAAGCACGAAACCACATTATAAGAGTGTTTCCAATGTTTGTTATGAGCAAAACTTTTCTGACTTTAAAGCAGGGGTCAGCATTCAGCAACCTATAGCATGCAGGCCAGAGAATTGGATTATCACAATGATGGCGATGCGCAAACTACAACATTCACATACTATATGATAAGTGAGGTTCAGTAGGGTTACATTAATTGAAAAGTCTaaattgaaaattgaaaataaagaaaGTTTTAGGATTTTGAGAAATGTATAAAAGTGGTTTAAAAATGTTCAAGAAAAGGCATTAAGATTCTACATTATTAGTATGACGgattaataacatttatttgattGTATCATGTATCATTGCAAttccctaaaggattattaggaacaccatactaatactgtgtggcccactttcgccttcagaactgccttaattctacgtggcattgattcaacaaggtgcttgatggatccatgttctcaatctgtttacgccaaattctgactctaccatctgaatgtctcaacagaaatcaagactcatcagaccaggcaacattttccagtcttcaactgtccaattttggtgagcttgtgcaacttgtagcctctttttcctatttgtagtggagatgagtggtacccggtggggtcttctgctgttgtagcccatccgcctcaaggttgtgtgtgttgcggcttcacaaatgctttgctgcatacctcggttgaaaggagtggttatttcagtcaaagttcctcttctatcagcttgaatcagtcggcccattctcctctgacctctagcatcaacaaggcattttcacccacaggactgccgcatactggatgtttttcccttttcataccattctttgtaaaccctagaaatgattgtgcgtgaaaatcccagtaattgaACAGATTGGGAAATACTCAGAtcggcccatctggcaccaaaaaCCATGCCACGCTTAAAATTGcctaaatcacctttctttcccattctgacattaagtttggagttcaggagattgtcttgaccaggaccacacccctaaatgcattgaagcaactgccatgagATTGGTTgcttagataattgcattaataagaACTTGAACAAGTGTTCCTTATAATCCTTTAGTTGGGTATTAAACAGTTGACTCTCACCTGGTAGTCCAGCCATCCGAAGTCCACCTGCCACAATTCTGAACAAACTGCTCCACCAACTGATTATCCTCTGCTAATGCTTCTGGGAAGACACTACGAGCTAAACACACACCCGATAAagcaaattaaattaattttacacATTCTGACAGCTCAAGAAAGTCAGAGATCAGAAAAGGGAGGCTTGAGAAACCACTAACATTCTATTTCCTCTGTCCCATTGAAAGTGCACAGGGAAACATCTATTGTTTTGAGCTCCAAGGACACCTTCACTCCCACGGGTGGCTTGTAGACAAAAGAGACAAACGTCCTGGCGGCCAAGGGAACATTGAGAGAAAATATCCTACAAAGGGGCAAAAAGAAGGTGTTTGATTGAATATTGTTGTATTCCAGGGAAAACAAAACCTCCAATACCTTGCACAGACTTCAGAACGTCCAGATGGAATCACGCCCTCCACCATCAGTGAGCTTCCTCCAATCCAAGCGTCCTTTGAACAGCCATAGCTTCTCAGCCAGCCGCCATTCTCCATGTTCTCAGAGAGGTACAGAGGCTGGATCTCCTGAGCATGCAGATTGAACCAGCTTCTCTCCATCTCCACCTACATCACGCATCAAATAGCCAGATATACTATATTACAATATCTAATGACATCCCTAAATTACAGTGCTACATTACAGTGCTACAAATTATTGTGAAAATGTagcatttattgttttattaagtcTTATCACAGCAAGCCATGACTAAGACTACAGGCTTTTGAGGGTCAAGGCAACAAAAAAGGGTCAAAAAACGTATTTTATTGGTACACTAAAGGTATCTTATATTGTGTGGTTATTTGAGATGAACATTTGTGTAATTCATTGTcaaaaaatgtactttaaagaCAAAAATGGTAAAAATCCCACCAATGCATTCAAACTCACAGTCACATGCATTCAAAGTCACATAGATTGAAGAGAATCTTGGTGTGATTGTGTGTAGTCTACCTTTCCCCTCCAGTAcaggctctttccaaagccctGACAGAATGAGGAGATGAACGGAAGACTGGACGAGGGCCGATGGATATAAAGGAACTCAGACAGCAAGCTCCAAAACCTTAGAAGAGTGGTCAGATAACACACATCAGTGACgtttgcttgtgtgtgtgtttacacacATATTCCATCGCAGAGCAGTGAGCACACTGTGAACATACTTGTCCTGGTTTTGGCGAAAATCTGCCTTTTCGTGACATTCGTACACCCAACCAGGAGCAAAGATGGCTGTTGAAAGCTCATACTTGCGAATCAGCTCCAGAGCCTAAAACAAGAAGACTCCATATTGCTTATTTATTCTCCATGTACTTTCAGCCAAAAACACTGGGAAATTATGGATagacactactgttcaaaagtttggggtcagtaagatttgttTTAATGAATACTTTTAATGAGCAAggtcaaggatgcattaaaagtgacagtaaagacaaacAGTTCTATTGAACTTTGTTCATCAAAGGATCCTGAaaaatttccacaaaaatattaagccaGCACAACAATACGATtgacatattagaatgatttctgaaggatcatgtgacactgaagactggagtataGAATTCAGCTTCATCACAAGCAGGGCCGTACCCACCATTGAGGTCCCCAAGGGCCGGACCTCGGTAATTCTCAGAGGTGTACATAATAGAAGTTGCAAAATAATAGCCTATTGAGGCGGCGTGTACAAACAGGTGTTCTCGCCTCGTCCGGTgtatgttttcaattgtttccaaTGGATGCGCCGCTCTTTTCAATAGCGCCAACAGCTggcaggttttgtccatttttacgcgTTGAGCGCCCACAGTTCAACTTTGGGTGAACATCAATGCCCAATCACAGTGGAAGAGAGGCGGGACAAATGCCACAACCAGCAACCGGCGCGTCGAACAACGACTGATGGTTGACATCACAACACCGCGAGAGCGCTTAATAATCAGGGATGTAAACTGGGATGGTTTTCTTGGAAGCCTtcagtaaatttacatttaaaactttgtttttaccgatacagacgaaaatgaaaaaactgcttcaaacaaagctcagctttgaaaagagaaaagatacagggcaagagaaggagactggggaaaaaagaaagagagaagatgATGGCGATGAGACAGAAAGAGCAGGTAGCCCACTGTGCTCAGAATAGAAAAAGCCTTAGCCTACTATATATTCCTAATTGCTACACATAATGTGATTCTTGTCTGtgaaatccaggctaaagtctcatattgagattaggagcatcaaattttgatttcactcattggttatattttcacattgatttctatctttgacatgatcttactcattcaacattaaatatatcaaggttatatgaccaaataatgttctttacataatgtaaatcacaaaaattaaCTTTAGCTAGGTTTTCAAAGATGGAGTCACACATATGTCGGctcaatttaacaacaaaacagattttctgattttctaatttggagtctgattttttttgcaacatttaaccagattctcatttataaaaatcagttgtcttcttaaaataatttatactacacactgacatggttttaaagcaacagttagctgattctttgatttgcttatgtcttaaaatgcatatgtaaaggagggaaatgttttttttttcaaaccctccaaaattcatatttggacctcggtatttagaaaatcctgggtacggccctgatcacaggaataaattacatttacaaaaattacAAAACAGACAGTACTTCAacagaaaataattattttaaaattgtaataatgtgtcacaaaaattgtgtttttactgtatttttgcatTGGTGAACATaggaaacaaaaaaaattcactAACTTTATTCGTCTCAAATTTCCCTCCGATCACCTTCCCTCTTGCAAACACATCAACGCCAACATAGATGTCAGCAAAGCGGCCCTGAGCGGCAGAGAAGGACTTCATCCGATCTAGACTCTGCTCTGTCCAGTTGTAGTTAGTGAATATTCCATCACAAGAATCAAAAAACAGTCTGATAGGATGACAAAATTGCATAAGTTGAACAATATCTACCATATAAATCTCACAGACCTGAATCTCCCCCTGCAGAAGCCCTCAAGACCATCACTTACCTGTTGTCTTCATTGAGTTCGTTCTGCCAATTGAGTGAGCCGTTCTTCAGTACACTGTCATACCAGATCACTACACTGCCTGGAATGCGCTCATGCATCTGGTCTGTGAGATAGCGCAGAAAGGGACTAGTGTTCTTCACTGCAGTCTCCTGGGGAGCCAGTAAAATTTGGGGTAAAAAACTAGATATTAGGTCAACATAGTGGCCGTATAATGCTCCAATCATATATGCCTTGTTTACTCACACTCAGCACATTTTCTATGTTAACGAGCCAGCCATCGAAGCCGTAGCAGTAGGAAATCTGAACCAACTTATCAGCAGCTGCACGGTAACTCTCCTCATCTGCAAGGAAGGCCTCACATATCTTTGCTCCATCTGTCCACTCTGTGATGAATGTGCCTTAGAGAGGAATATAACTCATTTAATGAATCGATTCTGATATTTACTTCTCTATAAAGGTGCTgtggttaattacatttttgctTAAACTCTCAAAACTCATTAAACTCATTATTCCTCACACAAAGCTGTAAGACAATAGTATTTTTATTCATAAAGTGCTTTTGCCAAGGTCATATGACTTTAAAAGACATtgaatatacaggtccttctcaaagaattagcatattgtgataaagttcattattttacataatgtaatgataaaaattaaactttcatatactttagattcattgcacaccaactgaaagtcttttattgttttaatactgatgattttggcatacagctcatgaaaacccaaaattctcaaaaaattagcatatttaatccgaccaataaaagaagagtgtttttaatacaaaaaaagtaaacattcgaataattatgttcagttatgcacttaATATTTGGTCGGTAATCCTTTTGCaaaaatgactgcttcaatgcggcgtggcatggaggcgatcagtctgtggcactgctgaggtgttctggaggaccaggatgcttcgatagcggccttaagctcatccagagtgttgggtcttgcgtctctcaactttctcttcacaatatcccacagattctctatggggttcaggtcaggagagttggcaggccaattgagcacagtaataccatggtcagtaaaccatttaccagtggttttggcactgtgagcaggtgccaggtcatgctgaaaaacgaaatcttcatctccataaagcttttcagcagatggaagcatgaagtgctccaaaatctcctgatagctagctgcattgaccctgcccttgataaaacacagtggaccaacaccagcagctgacatggcaccccagaccatcactgactgtgggtacttgacactggacttcaggcattttggcatttccttctccccagtcttcctccagactctggcaccttgatttccgaatgacatgcaaaatttgctttcatccgaaaaaagtactttggaccactgagcaacagtccagtgctgcttctctatagcccaaaagtggcttgacctgaggaatgcggcacctgtagcccatttcctgcacacgcctgtgaacagtggctctggatgtttctactccagactcagtccactgcttccgcaggtcccccaaggtctggaatcggtccttctccacaatcttcctcagggtccggtcacctcttcttgttgtgcagcattttttgccacattttttccttcccacagacttcccactgaggtgccttgatacagcccTCTGGGAACATCCTATTctttcagaaatttctttctgtgtcttaccctctcgcttgagggtgtcaataatggccttctggacagcagtcaggtcggcagtcttacccatgattgcggttttgagtaatgaaccaggctgggagtttttaaaagcctcaggaatcttttgcaggtgtttagagttaattagttgattcagatgattaggttaatagctcgtttagagaaccttttcatgatatgctaattttttgagaatttggggttttcatgagctgtatgccaaaatcattattattaaaacaataaaagacctgaaatatttcagttggtgtgcaatgaatctaaaatatatgaaagtttaatttgtatcattacattatggaaaataattaactttatcacaatatgctaatttttttagaaggacctgtaggtCATGGTCAGGGTtctaaattcatttttttgatCACCAGCCAATGTGGCTGGTAACTTTCTAAAGTtaccagccaatcagaatttcCACTAGCcaattttttttgggtgaaaatAAGAGAAATTATGAGTGCCACTGAATTAACATTgttggcttgaaaaacacataTAAAGTACACCGAGGTAAATAAGAGTACTCAAATAAATTACATGGCTCAACATTAAGCCTTTTCACATTCCTTTGGACAAGTGAATGACAGATTCACTTGTCAGAGTAAAAAAGGTGCTCGTccagattttgtgtgtgtgtgttcacaaaatattctgaagcaatattctcaccagtgttcaatcagctttgatatatcatattttaaatctgcatatttgtgatattttttaccttttataaagggcactTTCCcataatcttattaaatataggctatgctttagctttcattttattttttcatttaaaggggtggttaaACACTATTCCACTTTTCCAACTTTAGCTAGTgtataatgttgctgtttgagcataaacaacatctgcaaagttacaatgttcaaagtttaaagcaaagggagatatttgcttttaaagaaatcaatttttaaggactacagcaaacggccggtaGGGAACTAGAGCCTTTTCCTCCAGGCTAGCTGACATCAGTGggttcaatatttacataaacccctccttcgagaatattaaataaggggggCGAGGCCATTTTGCAATGCAGACGAAACGCTGTAATGGATTGTAGGTCCACTTTGTTTAGCCTTCCTAGGGACGGGGGAGTTAGGGATCaataattaaaatttaaatctcgctctctgtgctgcacattttcaCGGAAGAAATCTCACAATCGTCGCAAGTTCAAAGCAGGCCCAACggcttgtcctgaaagatggagcagttccaACGTTAAAAACAGAAGCTGTTTATGGGCCATAACCtggtatgatttatttttcatctacgtgt encodes:
- the engase gene encoding cytosolic endo-beta-N-acetylglucosaminidase; the protein is MESVSTKDKDKMTTRKRKRDETTSSKIPKTEISSDSCLDQPGDQSVHEVVNYEPSTLPAIHYDPDTTEPISCSLKSLDELLSWKRNEASPFNVATVPLASRFPSLDSCPRRTLVSHDMMGGYLEDRFIQGTEVEMPYAFYHWEYIDIFNYFSHQMVTIPPAVWTNAAHKHGVLSIGTFITEWTDGAKICEAFLADEESYRAAADKLVQISYCYGFDGWLVNIENVLSETAVKNTSPFLRYLTDQMHERIPGSVVIWYDSVLKNGSLNWQNELNEDNRLFFDSCDGIFTNYNWTEQSLDRMKSFSAAQGRFADIYVGVDVFARGKVIGGKFETNKALELIRKYELSTAIFAPGWVYECHEKADFRQNQDKFWSLLSEFLYIHRPSSSLPFISSFCQGFGKSLYWRGKVEMERSWFNLHAQEIQPLYLSENMENGGWLRSYGCSKDAWIGGSSLMVEGVIPSGRSEVCARIFSLNVPLAARTFVSFVYKPPVGVKVSLELKTIDVSLCTFNGTEEIESRSVFPEALAEDNQLVEQFVQNCGRWTSDGWTTRCFLLKMIGCSLREVCVRVSRDEGDEDVSFNCRIGEIMLLDAQSLHAPLQSVEGICVNDVVWQTGALKGHENTLKVVLNATLRWQYPTQQFRHFWIHWRRLRGPDPRIPPGPLTLIGRSYSTMYRVVELEVPAAPGLIELLVEPVSREGFRVPEDRWGRCTLSYSSSGNP